One genomic window of Camelina sativa cultivar DH55 chromosome 5, Cs, whole genome shotgun sequence includes the following:
- the LOC104787224 gene encoding putative F-box/kelch-repeat protein At5g28160 gives MVTKLDESYEEPSQENKQNNPSFVSLPDEIILNCLARISRSYYPRLSLVCKTFRSLIVSRDLNLTRYELKTHETVVYVYLQFPNSHHPSLFTLWIKPGKILNNQLEEKERLSTGDVRLVQTPSSYVSCIPIFSVSVGSERYGLRQSDDPSSIIYILSKGIYGYLWREATNMTVARAKPLACDLNGKLYVMGGCVGKKSTNSGEVFDPKTQSWEALPVPSPELRFSSIRTIEAIEGKLYVRSNEKKDSVYDPETGEWKVAPKLLFLECAIDNVWYRCDRNLRCSWYDTNREEWRDVRGLAMLNKYGNITGMPEIANYGGKLLILWDKISFSQLGYSYKHIWCAMIALERRDGTTVDEVWGNIEWANIVHTVPSSCVFLRSVLKRV, from the coding sequence ATGGTAACGAAACTAGATGAATCCTATGAAGAACCATCGCAGGAAAATAAGCAGAATAATCCATCGTTCGTGTCACTTCCTGATGAAATCATCTTGAACTGTTTAGCCCGCATATCGAGATCGTACTACCCGAGACTCTCCCTAGTATGCAAGACCTTTCGCTCTCTCATTGTGTCCCGTGATCTCAATTTGACGCGATATGAACTTAAAACACACGAAACAGTAGTTTATGTGTACTTACAGTTTCCCAACAGTCATCATCCATCCTTGTTCACCCTCTGGATAAAACCTGGCAAAATCCTAAATAACCAACTCGAGGAGAAGGAGAGGTTGTCTACCGGAGATGTTCGGTTGGTACAAACACCTTCTTCATATGTTTCGTGTATACCAATCTTCTCCGTTTCGGTTGGTTCAGAAAGGTACGGACTCCGCCAAAGCGATGATCCGTCTTCCATCATATATATCCTTAGTAAGGGTATATATGGTTACTTATGGCGTGAAGCCACCAACATGACTGTAGCTCGAGCGAAACCTCTTGCATGTGACCTCAATGGGAAATTATATGTAATGGGAGGCTGCGTCGGTAAAAAATCTACGAATTCGGGTGAAGTTTTCGATCCCAAGACTCAAAGTTGGGAAGCTTTACCTGTCCCTAGCCCCGAGCTACGTTTTTCTTCAATTAGAACAATAGAGGCAATCGAAGGAAAGCTTTACGTTAGAAGCAATGAGAAGAAAGACTCTGTTTATGATCCAGAAACAGGTGAATGGAAGGTTGCCCCAAAATTACTCTTTTTGGAGTGTGCGATAGATAATGTATGGTATCGTTGTGATCGAAACCTGCGCTGCTCGTGGTATGACACAAATCGAGAAGAATGGAGAGATGTCAGAGGGTTAGCAATGTTGAATAAGTATGGTAATATTACTGGTATGCCTGAAATAGCTAACTACGGTGGAAAACTCTTAATTTTATGGGACAAGATTTCGTTTAGTCAGCTTGGATACTCATACAAGCACATTTGGTGTGCGATGATTGCGCTGGAAAGACGTGATGGAACTACAGTTGACGAGGTTTGGGGAAACATTGAGTGGGCTAATATAGTGCATACGGTTCCCAGCTCATGTGTTTTCTTGCGTAGTGTACTAAAAAGGGTTTGA
- the LOC104787225 gene encoding GDSL esterase/lipase At1g58725, translating to MKFQVLLIALVLIAIEANAAKQGKNSTIPALIVFGDSIMDTGNNNNLPTLLKCNFPPYGKDFPGGSATGRFSDGRVPSDLIAEKLGLAKTLPAYMNPDLKPEDLLKGVTFASGGTGYDPLTAQMMSVISVWDQLIYFKEYMSKIKKHFGEEKAKDILENSFFVVVSSSNDLAHTYLARALTYDRTSYPNFLADTAVQFVRELHKLGARKIGVFSAVPVGCVPLQRTVFGGLLTRGCNHLLNNMAKQFNSRLSPALDSLDKELDGVILYINVYDTLFDMIQNPKKYGFEVADRGCCGKGTLAISYLCNAFNPFTCSNSSAYIFWDTYHPTERAYQVIVDNLLDKVISKLY from the exons ATGAAGTTTCAAGTGTTATTGATCGCTTTGGTATTGATCGCCATCGAAGCCAATGCAGCCAAGCAAGGGAAAAACTCAACAATCCCAGCACTAATAGTGTTTGGAGATTCAATAATGGATACAGGAAATAACAATAATCTTCCAACTCTTCTAAAGTGTAACTTCCCTCCATATGGCAAAGACTTTCCTGGAGGCTCCGCCACCGGAAGGTTTTCTGATGGACGAGTTCCTTCTGATCTTATTG CTGAAAAGTTGGGATTGGCTAAGACATTACCAGCATATATGAATCCTGATTTGAAGCCTGAGGATCTTCTAAAAGGTGTAACATTTGCATCTGGAGGAACTGGTTATGATCCATTAACAGCACAGATGATG tcaGTGATATCCGTGTGGGATCAACTCATATATTTCAAAGAATATATGTCAAAGATTAAGAAAcattttggagaagaaaaagccaaagatattttggaaaaCAGTTTCTTCGTCGTGGTGTCTAGTAGCAATGACCTTGCTCACACCTATTTAGCTCGAGCTCTTACATATGATCGTACCTCGTATCCCAATTTTTTGGCTGACACTGCTGTCCAATTCGTGAGG GAATTACATAAGCTTGGAGCTCGAAAAATCGGAGTGTTTAGTGCAGTGCCTGTTGGTTGTGTTCCACTTCAAAGAACTGTATTTGGGGGTTTATTAACAAGAGGATGTAATCATCTTTTAAACAACATGGCAAAACAATTCAATTCAAGACTTTCGCCAGCACTAGATTCTTTAGATAAAGAGTTGGATGGTGTTATCCTTTACATTAATGTTTATGATACTCTCTTCGACATGATCCAGAACCCTAAAAAATACG GTTTTGAGGTAGCTGACAGAGGATGCTGCGGTAAAGGAACTCTTGCGATATCCTATTTGTGTAACGCATTTAACCCATTCACATGTTCAAATTCTTCAGCCTATATATTCTGGGATACCTATCACCCGACTGAAAGAGCTTATCAAGTTATCGTTGACAATCTACTCGACAAAGTTATAAGCAAATTATATTGA
- the LOC104787227 gene encoding RNA-binding protein 1-like, with the protein MAYDRFKLFVGGIGKETSEEALKQHFSRYGVVLEAVVAKDKVTGVSRGFGFVRFAKDYDVVKALKDTHFILGKSVDVRKAIRKHEWIYQNAFSMPLLEGKGQQQQSNGGFHEMTSNGMMRSNGMMPSNGTMPSNGMMPRNGTATHTTKKIFVGGLSSNTTEEEFRNYFERFGQTTDVVVMHDAVTNRPRGFGFVTYDSENSVDVVMQSNFHELSDKRVEVKRAIPKEGIQSNNGNLNVPPTYSSFQPTPCVPEQNGYGMVVQYAPVFGYHQSVQAAQYPYGYQFTAQVPNVPWNNLVVQPTGFYCPPPPPPPPTNTLGYLPYMNGFDLLGTSILGYNPVPWPVTGDTAGGLIHQFGGLKLGVASQAHQRMSGGNMGNPLQNGAYR; encoded by the exons ATGGCTTATGATCGGTTTAAGTTGTTCGTTGGTGGTATTGGGAAAGAGACTAGTGAAGAAGCTTTGAAGCAGCATTTTAGCAGATATGGAGTTGTGTTGGAAGCTGTTGTAGCTAAAGACAAAGTCACTGGAGTATCCAGAGGGTTTGGGTTTGTTCGTTTTGCTAAAGACTATGATGTTGTTAAAGCTCTTAAAGACACCCACTTCATTCTCGGTAAAtcc GTTGATGTGAGAAAGGCTATTCGGAAACATGAGTGGATATATCAGAATGCGTTTAGCATGCCGCTATTAGAGGGCAAAGGTCAACAGCAACAGAGCAATGGTGGTTTCCATGAGATGACGAGTAATGGTATGATGCGGAGTAATGGTATGATGCCGAGTAATGGTACGATGCCGAGTAATGGTATGATGCCGCGTAATGGTACTGCTACGCATACGACCAAGAAGATATTTGTTGGAGGTTTGTCGTCTAACACGACTGAAGAAGAGTTCAGGAACTACTTTGAGAGGTTTGGTCAGACGACTGATGTTGTTGTGATGCATGACGCTGTGACAAACAGGCCAAGGGGTTTTGGGTTTGTTACATATGATTCGGAGAATTCTGTTGATGTTGTTATGCAGAGTAATTTCCATGAATTGAGTGATAAGCGAGTGGAAGTGAAACGTGCAATACCTAAAGAAGGAATCCAGAGCAATAATGGTAATCTTAACGTTCCTCCTACCTACAGCAGCTTTCAACCAACACCTTGTGTCCCTGAACAGAACGGTTATGGGATGGTTGTACAGTATGCTCCCGTCTTTGGTTATCATCAGAGTGTCCAAGCCGCTCAGTATCCTTATGGTTACCAATTCACAGCTCAAGTGCCTAATGTTCCATGGAACAATCTGGTTGTGCAACCCACTGGTTTTTACtgccctcctcctcctcctcctcctcccaccAACACTCTTGGTTATCTCCCTTACATGAACGGGTTTGATCTTTTGGGTACAAGCATTTTAGGGTACAATCCTGTACCATGGCCTGTAACAGGGGATACAGCTGGTGGGCTAATACATCAGTTTGGAGGTTTGAAGCTCGGGGTCGCTAGTCAAGCACATCAGAGAATGAGTGGAGGTAACATGGGAAATCCATTGCAGAATGGTGCATATAGATGA
- the LOC104787228 gene encoding uncharacterized protein LOC104787228, whose product MDISDLDFSDAGDSSWTMYLDHSPSVSLHRLDDNNGETRQEHDEDSSMVSDASSGPPYYREETIPEDPIQQNTLYWCKNKNKKKVHKEQRCSERFNSSLDDTASSLPVGEEVSAYKQHLDGYQRLDDFSRSYSTRRIFKGNFNSGFLQQDFPVEKVALDNQGGSNLKKRRGIKNEL is encoded by the exons atggatATATCGGATTTAGATTTTAGCGACGCGGGAGACTCAAGTTGGACAATGTACTTAGACCATTCTCCTTCTGTTTCACTGCATCGCCTAGATGATAACAATGGAGAAACAAGACAGGAACATGATGAAGATTCTTCAATGGTGTCGGATGCATCTTCTGGGCCTCCATATTACCGCGAAGAGACCATTCCTGAAGATCCCATCCAACAAAACACACTATATTGgtgcaaaaacaagaacaagaagaaggttCATAAAGAACAAAGATGTAGTGAGAGATTCAACTCTTCACTTGATGACACAGCTAGTTCATTG ccggttggagaagaagtttcagCGTATAAGCAACATCTAGATGGGTATCAACGGCTTGATGATTTCTCTCGAAGCTACTCCACAAGAAGAATATTCAAG GGAAACTTTAACTCGGGGTTCCTACAACAAGATTTCCCAGTTGAGAAAGTAGCTTTGGATAATCAAG GTGGCAGTAAtctgaagaagaggagagggaTAAAGAATGAACTTTGA
- the LOC104789397 gene encoding 70 kDa peptidyl-prolyl isomerase-like has translation MDSSPVAVEAAKISDDDEKLEEEDGEVIESAPPLQIGEERVLGASGIKKKLLKLGDGYETPEHSDEATVHYVGTLLDERIFYSTRDKSEPVTLTLKDDEVKAPRGLGDCIMTMKRGELALFTLPADQGYGAEGCDDNVPPNSVIQFEIELFSWISVVDVRRDGGIVKKIVEKGNKNATPSDLDEVLVKYQVELLDDTVVAKSPDEGIEFCVNDGHLCPALPLAIVTMRPGEKAKLTVQPQYGFGEEGRSSRGNINAVPPKSVLNIDVVLVSYKPVIDVVGDSKVLKKILRDGEGTSVADDGATVTVSYVAKLEDGTIFEMKGVKDGEPLVFVTDEEQVISGLDKAAATMKRGEKAVLTISPEYGFGNVEVQCDLAKVPQCSTLIYEVEMLDFVKEKTPREMNNEEKIEAANRKKEEGNLLYKNQKYQRAVKKYNKAAECIANGFFEGDEEKMVKALRVSCFLNGAACSLKLNNFLETVNLCSEVLAIEFQNVKALYRRAQSYIELGDLISAEMDIKKALEADPENREVKSLHKTLKQTKADSNKRDAKLYANMFAPSKKLKLMETEEEKMATNIDTTEHSSEQLSLKMPQTDR, from the exons ATGGATTCATCGCCCGTAGCTGTAGAAGCAGCTAAAATTTCCGACGACGACGAAAAACTGGAGGAGGAAGATGGAGAAGTCATCGAATCAGCTCCTCCTCTCCAAATCGGAGAAGAAAGAGTTCTCGGTGCCTCCGGCATCAAGAAGAAGCTTCTCAAACTCGGTGATGGCTACGAAACTCCTGAACACAGTGACGAAGCCACAG ttcaTTACGTTGGTACTTTGCTTGATGAGAGAATCTTCTATTCAACAAGAGATAAGAGTGAACCTGTGACTCTAACTCTAAAGGATGATGAAG TTAAGGCTCCTCGAGGCTTAGGAGATTGTATTATGACAATGAAGAGAGGAGAACTTGCATTGTTCACTTTACCTGCTGATCAAGGTTATGGAGCTGAGGGATGTGATGATAATGTGCCTCCAAATTCTGTTATTCAGTTTGAAATCGAACTTTTCTCGTGgatttctgttgttgatgttcgTAGAGATGGAGGTATTGTCAAGAAAATTGTAGAGAAAGGCAATAAGAATGCGACGCCTAGTGATTTGGATGAAGTTCTTG TGAAATACCAAGTTGAGCTTCTTGATGATACCGTTGTGGCCAAATCACCAGATGAAGGCATTGAGTTTTGTGTGAATGATG GTCATCTATGTCCAGCATTGCCACTAGCAATTGTAACCATGCGTCCTGGAGAAAAGGCCAAATTGACTGTCCAGCCTCAAT ATGggtttggagaagaaggaagaagttCACGTGGGAATATCAATGCTGTTCCACCAAAATCTGTGCTAAATATTGATGTAGTGCTGGTGTCCTATAAACCTGTCATTGATGTCGTGGGCGATTCAAAGGTTCTTAAGAAAATTCTGAGAGATGGCGAAGGCACAAGTGTTGCAGACGATGGTGCCACTGTCACTG TCAGTTATGTTGCAAAGCTAGAGGATGGAACTATATTCGAAATGAAAGGAGTTAAGGACGGGGAGCCATTGGTTTTTGTAACAGATGAAG AGCAAGTGATCTCTGGCTTAGACAAAGCTGCTGCAACAATGAAGCGAGGGGAAAAGGCGGTATTGACAATAAGTCCTGAGTATGGTTTTGGAAATGTGGAAGTCCAGTGTGACCTCGCTAAAGTCCCACAATGTTCAACTCTTATATATGAAGTCGAAATGTTAGACTTTGTCAAG GAGAAAACGCCAAGGGAGATGAACAATGAAGAGAAAATAGAGGCTGctaatagaaagaaagaagaaggtaatCTGCtctacaaaaatcaaaagtaccaGCGAGCAGTGAAGAAATATAATAAG GCTGCAGAATGTATTGCGAATGGCTTCTTTGAAGGTGATGAAGAAAAGATGGTCAAGGCTTTGAGAGTATCTTGCTTCTTGAATGGTGCAGCCTGTAgtctaaaactaaacaattttctGGAAACTGTCAATCTATGTTCGGAG GTGTTAGCTATTGAGTTCCAGAATGTGAAAGCTTTATATAGGCGAGCACAATCCTATATTGAGTTGGGAGATTTGATTTCAGCAGAAATGGATATAAAAAAGGCTTTAGAGGCTGATCCTGAGAACCG GGAAGTGAAGTCTCTTCACAAGACGCTGAAACAGACTAAAGCTGATAGCAACAAAAGAGACGCTAAGCTTTATGCAAACATGTTTGCACCATCTAAA AAATTAAAACTTATggagacagaggaagagaaaatgGCAACAAATATAGACACTACAGAGCATTCTAGTGAACAGCTCAGTTTAAAAATGCCACAGACAGATAGGTAA